From one Lotus japonicus ecotype B-129 chromosome 3, LjGifu_v1.2 genomic stretch:
- the LOC130747764 gene encoding NAD(H) kinase 1, with the protein MAPNKLNPPGNENMSCSQPENGFISSFSLFPEKAVQDLLQSPVQGSDDHLVEFSEALRTVAKALRRAAEGKASAQAEAAEWKRKFELERMRNLHIEDKENSCLEQQADLDVLKANNPAKHPTLHNEANGQSENEANGQSEKCCSRNGICSHGVLRDGKPNSDSKMIRKASFKLSWFSKGEQSDQHKHDIVSFERGNITTAERSSKQISLKWESCPQTVLILSKPNSVSVQILCAEMIRWLRQQTKLHVYVEPRVRVELLTESSYFNFVETWNDDKEILMLHTKVDLVITLGGDGTVLWAASMFKGPVPPIVPFSLGSLGFMTPFYSENYKECLESILKGPISITLRHRLICHVVRDAAKSEFETEEPILVLNEVTIDRGISSFLTNLECYCDSSFVTCVQGDGLILSTTSGSTAYSLAAGGSMVHPQVPGILFTPICPHSLSFRPLILPEHVTLRVQIPFNSRSPAWASFDGKDRKQLAPGDALVCSMAPWPVPTACLVDSTNDFLRSIHEGLHWNLRKTQSFDGPRES; encoded by the exons ATGGCCCCAAACAAGCTCAATCCTCCG GGAAATGAAAATATGTCCTGTTCACAGCCTGAGAATGGTTTTATCAGTTCCTTTTCGCTCTTCCCTGAGAAAGCGGTGCAAGACCTTCTTCAGTCTCCAGTCCAAGGGTCGGATGACCATCTTGTAGAGTTCTCTGAAGCTTTAAGAA CCGTCGCAAAGGCACTTAGGCGAGCTGCCGAAGGAAAAGCTTCTGCTCAAGCTGAGGCTGCTGAATGGAAACGTAAATTTGAGTTGGAGAGGATGCGGAATCTACATATTGAAGACAAAG AGAACTCATGCCTAGAGCAACAGGCTGATCTTGATGTTTTGAAGGCAAATAACCCTGCCAAACATCCTACATTGCATAATGAAGCTAATGGGCAGTCTGAAAATGAAGCCAATGGACAGTCTGAAAAATGTTGTTCAAGGAACGGTATTTGTTCCCATGGGGTTCTTAGGGATGGAAAACCCAATTCTGATTCCAAGATGATCAGAAAG GCTTCATTTAAACTTTCATGGTTCTCTAAAGGTGAACAGAGTGATCAACACAAACATGACATTGTCTCTTTTGAAAGAGGAAATATAACCACGGCAGAGCGCAGTAGTAAGCAG ATCTCTCTGAAATGGGAGTCATGCCCACAGACAGTGCTCATACTGTCCAAACCAAATTCCGTATCAGTTCAAATTCTGTGTGCTGAAATGATAAG ATGGTTGAGGCAGCAAACGAAACTACACGTCTATGTGGAACCACGAGTCAGGGTGGAACTTTTGACGGAGTCATCGTACTTTAACTTTGTAGAAACTTGGAATGATG ATAAGGAAATTTTGATGCTGCACACTAAAGTTGACCTCGTGATAACTCTTGGCGGAGATGGCACTGTCCTATGG GCAGCGTCTATGTTCAAAGGGCCAGTACCTCCTATTGTCCCCTTTTCTTTAGGTTCCCTCGGCTTTATGACCCCTTTTT ACAGTGAAAATTACAAAGAATGCCTTGAATCAATTTTGAAGGGTCCCATTAGTATCACATTACGGCATCGTTTGATATGTCATGTTGTACGAGATGCAGCTAAAAGTGAATTTGAAACTGAAGAACCAATACTTGTTCTGAATGAGGTCACCATTGATCGCGGAATATCATCTTTCCTTACAAACCTGGAATGTTACTGTGACAGCTCTTTTGTCACATGCGTGCAAGGGGATGGACTGATCTTATCTACAACATCTGGCAGTACTGCATATTCTTTGGCAGCTGGAGGATCAATGGTCCACCCACAG GTTCCAGGTATTTTGTTTACACCAATTTGCCCCCATTCGCTATCTTTTAGGCCATTGATACTACCAGAGCATGTCACTTTGAGGGTGCAAATACCATTCAACAGCAGAAGCCCTGCATGGGCATCATTTGATGGCAAGGACAGGAAACAGCTAGCCCCGGGAGATGCACTGGTGTGCAGCATGGCACCCTGGCCTGTTCCTACAGCATGTCTAGTTGATTCTACCAATGACTTCTTGCGCAGCATTCATGAGGGTCTCCACTGGAACTTGAGGAAGACACAATCATTTGATGGCCCCCGTGAATCATGA